The following proteins are co-located in the Apium graveolens cultivar Ventura chromosome 5, ASM990537v1, whole genome shotgun sequence genome:
- the LOC141660013 gene encoding uncharacterized protein LOC141660013, whose translation MATVEPRKNRDGTVSLSYPMLTRGNYTAWAMKMKVYMQAHGLWDSIEGKDPKGVIEDRTDKIALAAIYQGIPEDILLSLAKKKTAREAWEAVKVVYQGAERVKAARVQSLRTEFEAINMKDSDSLDDFYLKLSGIVTNIRALGEDLTESYVVKKLLRAVPTKFLQIASTIEQFGNLDVMTVEETIDSLKAHEERLRGQSENNGGQLLLTEEEWIKRENSEGKLLLTRDEWLKRANRSGTDVSQGQKTRGSGDYRGRDTVRGVRDKSKVGCFNCLGYGHYAAECRKPRREKENKEEVNIAQIPDDEPALLVAECEGKTETTMLINEEKMMPKLKKTKGINEVKSNLWYLDNGAGNHMTGQRSKFDVLDENVTGKVKFGDGSMVHIKGKGSIVLKCKNGEERTLREVYYIPSLYSNIISLGQLLQEGNKVMLGGDYLWIRDKQGELVMKVKKSVNRLYKVILYNSAPRCLMSKCDK comes from the coding sequence ATGGCGACGGTGGAACCAAGAAAGAACAGAGATGGTACTGTAAGTCTGAGCTATCCTATGCTGACGAGGGGAAATTATACAGCATGGGCTATGAAAATGAAGGTATACATGCAGGCCCATGGTCTTTGGGACTCTATAGAGGGGAAGGATCCAAAGGGAGTGATTGAAGATAGAACAGATAAGATTGCTCTGGCAGCTATCTATCAGGGCATTCCTGAAGACATTCTTTTATCACTAGCAAAGAAGAAGACTGCAAGAGAAGCTTGGGAAGCCGTGAAAGTTGTTTATCAAGGTGCAGAGCGTGTGAAGGCGGCAAGAGTTCAATCATTAAGAACTGAATTCGAAGCCATAAATATGAAGGACTCAGACTCTCTTGATGACTTCTATTTAAAGCTGAGTGGAATAGTGACTAATATACGTGCTCTAGGTGAGGATCTCACAGAGTCTTATGTAGTAAAAAAGTTGCTGCGAGCCGTGCCCACGAAATTCTTACAAATAGCTTCCACTATTGAGCAGTTCGGAAACTTGGATGTAATGACAGTCGAAGAGACTATTGATTCGTTAAAGGCTCACGAAGAGAGACTTCGAGGGCAAAGTGAGAACAATGGAGGTCAGTTACTCCTTACCGAGGAGGAGTGGATAAAGAGAGAAAATAGTGAAGGGAAACTTCTGCTCACTAGGGACGAGTGGCTGAAGCGAGCTAACAGGTCTGGGACAGACGTATCTCAAGGACAAAAAACTCGAGGCAGTGGTGACTATCGAGGAAGGGACACCGTTCGTGGAGTTAGAGACAAGAGTAAGGTCGGATGTTTTAATTGTCTTGGTTACGGACACTATGCTGCAGAGTGTCGTAAACCAAGGCGAGAAAAAGAAAACAAGGAGGAGGTAAATATTGCACAGATTCCGGATGATGAACCAGCTTTACTTGTGGCTGAATGTGAAGGAAAAACTGAGACCACAATGCTGATTAATGAAGAGAAGATGATGCCTAAGTTAAAGAAAACCAAGGGAATAAATGAAGTAAAATCTAATTTGTGGTACCTTGATAATGGCGCCGGCAATCACATGACAGGCCAACGATCGAAATTTGACGTGTTGGATGAGAACGTGACGGGGAAGGTAAAATTTGGTGATGGTTCAATGGTGCACATCAAGGGAAAGGGTTCAATCGTTTTAAAATGTAAGAATGGAGAGGAAAGAACTCTAAGGGAAGTGTACTACATCCCTTCACTTTACAGCAATATCATCAGTTTGGGTCAACTATTGCAAGAAGGTAATAAAGTTATGCTCGGTGGGGATTACTTATGGATTCGTGACAAGCAGGGAGAATTGGTTATGAAGGTGAAAAAATCAGTGAATCGACTATACAAAGTCATACTGTATAACAGTGCACCGAGGTGTTTAATGTCAAAATGTGACAAGTAA